A genomic stretch from Candidatus Methylacidiphilales bacterium includes:
- the groES gene encoding co-chaperone GroES produces the protein MADIKFKPVGDRIVVQPIEEQEVKKGGIIIPDTAKEKPQEGKIVALGSGKRDDAGKLIPFEVKKGDRVLYTKYGGTEVTLDSTKYLILREDDILGVVE, from the coding sequence ATGGCAGACATTAAGTTCAAACCCGTGGGTGACCGCATCGTCGTTCAGCCCATCGAGGAGCAGGAAGTGAAAAAGGGCGGCATCATCATCCCCGATACCGCGAAAGAAAAACCCCAGGAAGGCAAAATCGTTGCCCTCGGTTCCGGCAAACGGGACGACGCCGGCAAGCTGATCCCTTTCGAGGTCAAAAAGGGAGACCGCGTGCTCTACACCAAATACGGCGGCACGGAAGTCACCCTGGACAGCACCAAATACCTGATTCTGCGCGAGGATGACATCCTTGGCGTGGTTGAATAA